DNA from Desulfitibacter sp. BRH_c19:
TTATACTTTCTCATGTTAACAGGCAAGTACATACCTGTAGGACATAATTTGTAAGCTGTTCTAATGGGCATTGCTGAATGCACTCCATATTTTCTAGCTTCATATGAGCAGGTTGAAACCACTCCTCGTCCACTAGGATCAGCACCAATAATCACGGGTTTTCCCTTCAGCTTTGGATTATCTCTCTGTTCTACTGAGGCGTAGAATGCATCCATATCTATATGTATTATACAGGTATCCACGCCTAGTCACCAACTTCCTTCTATAAACTTAGACTACTCTAATTATACTTTTTTCATTACCTTTATAAAATACTTTTGACTAAATTAATACTGATTAATTGTAAAAGGCAGGGCCGAATGAAGGCTTCAAGAGCTAGATCAATAGTCGTATACATAATAAAAGGGCCTTGAAAGGTTGTAGAACCCCTCTAAACCCTGCCCCTTGCTCATTTGCTTTTTACTGTTAATCAAGACTGTTACTCTTTCTTAATAGGCCATATTAATTTGAAACTACTCCTTGTATCCCTTGTAGGTTGTAAAAAACCTGTACTTCAGCACCTTGATTGAATTCATTCCATTGTTCCTCATCTACATAATAGGCTCCTGAAATTTTGTCTGTTCCAACCATTAATGCAAATCCCATAGGATCTTGAACCTTATTAGTAATATATCCTGCTGTCTCATATCCAGGACCAAGATAAGCAACTTTTCCAGAAATATCACCTGGCAATCCTGCACTAATAATTTTATCAAGTGAAATCTTAGTATCTACTATATCCCCAGGTTGTAATTGTTGCCACAAAACTGAGCTTACTTTCACTTGATCTGTTATTATAGATGTCCCTACGATAATTAACTCTTCACTTGGTTTATCTAGAACAGTACCCATAATATTATAAACCTCTATAGGCATCTTGCCTTCTTCACTTCCTCCGATAAAAGGTACACTACAGCCAGTTACAAAAATAGATAATATCATTATAATAACTGCTATTTTAATTGTTTTCACATCTGAAGCCTCCATGAATATTGTATTTATTACGAATTAAGGGGTGGTTGACACTATCTGAAATACATGTTAATATAGCTAGTGCAGTTAAAATTTAATCTGTGCCGAAGTGGCGGAATTGGCAGACGCACTGGACTCAAAATCCAGCGGTGTTAAAACCGTACCGGTTCGACTCCGGTCTTCGGCACCATCTCAGAAAATTATTAAAGCCTTGAATTTATCAAGGTTTTTTTATTTCATCTTCCTTAATATTATCGTCATATTTTAGCAACACTTTAGGAAAATTCTTTTCTTTTTACTCTTTCTATAGTTTTATCTGCCCTTACAAGTCCGGAGCCGTGCTTTTCTTCTGTCAAATAACGTAATTTCTCTGCTGAATTTGCTAGAATATTAGTTAGCTGAAATGGACTAAGTTTGGAATCAATCTGAAGCATCAGGGCTACTACTCCCGATACATGAGCAGCTGCCATGGATGTACCACTAAGGCTACCATATGACCCATTTTTGTAGGTAGATAAAACTCTATCTCCTGGAGCCATTAGATTAACTCTTTTATTACTATTACTATACCAGGCAGGAGTATCATTTACTGTAATTGCTCCAACAGCAATTGTTTCTGCGTATGCTGCTGGGTAATCTATATATTTCTGTGAACCATTATTTCCAGTTGCCGCTACCATTACAATACCAGCATTATAAACCGACTTTATAGCTTTTAATAAGATGTCATTATGTTCACTAGTTCCCAGACTCATATTGATTACCTGAACTCTATTATCAATACACCACTGTAGGCCTTCAAGTAGGTTAGATAGGGTTGCGTTACCTTTATAATCTAAAACTTTTACTGGGTATAGAGATGCTTTGGGAGCTACCCCAACAACACCAAGTCTGTCATTGATGGCACCGATAATTCCTGCTATGTGGGTTCCATGTCCGTTATCATCATTTGGAACTATATATGGATTAATTAAATTTATGCCTCTTACTAAATTATCTTGCAAATCGGGGTGTCCAACTTCTATACCTGTATCTAACACAGCAACTTTAACCGCCTTACCTGTGGAAATGTTCCATACAGTATTTGCACCTATTCTTTCAATACCTTGGGGAATAACCTGCTTACCAGATACCCAACCTTGGGAAGGAATTCCCAAGCTTCTAAGCTTCGTTTCACTTTCTTCATACGGTTTCTGTAAAGAAATTATTATATCGTCTAATATTTTTTCAATTTCCTGATCAGCATCAGCATCTAACACACTAAAACTAAGTTTCTCTGGTATAAAGCATGATATCCCATTTATTAGAGGAAGTATTTTAACATCAGTAGCTCCATATTTTAATTCTAAATTTCTTGCAAAAAGCTTAAGATTTTTGACAAGCCCTGTCTTATACATAATAATCGTTCGTTTTCTCGTTAACATTTTATGTCACCCCTTGAGAATTTCTTATGTTATCCCAGCTTGTAATACTACCATTTTATGAACTCAAAAGTTATTTTGTTCCATGTTTGGGTTATTTTTCCTATTGGGCTTATTAGCAGCTTCTCTAAATAAAAAACAGCCGAGACTTTAAAATGCCGGCTGTTTACTAATACACTATATTATCCAATAAACTTATGCTCTTTTAGAAGTTGTACTGCTGCTTCTTTGTCCTCTTCGGCTATCTGAACAATCGGGCCAGTACAACCCATACCCGTTGTTGCATAAATACCATTTTTCCACAATAATTGTGCAGCCTCATCAAGCTCCAAAATTTCTATTCCTGGAATATCGTCAGTAACTATCTTGGCAGGCGGTGGTGTAACCGCATGATCTACATTATATTTCTTAACAGAGCTAGATGAGCTTTCTATTGAGCTTATAAGTTCATTTAGTCCTGCTTTTTTTGCTTCTGCAAAGAGTATTTCCACTTGGTTTAGAAGCTTCCCCTTTGCAAGATCACCTGCATATTTGATTGCATTGGCAACTACTGGTGCTCCAGATGCCCTTGAAAGAATACAGATAACTCTATCGTATTTTTCTCCAATGCCAGGACCATATCCGTAACCAGTAGACTCATAATTGCCTCCACTTGAAAAAGCTGAAAACATTTTCATTAAAACATTCCCTGTCAAGCTATCTGTTACCATGATGTCAGGTACTCCAAGTAGAAGATCGTTGCCACGCATAACAACTCCACCATCACTTCTGGCAGATTCAGTAAACTTAATAGGAAAGCCATTATCTTTTAGATGTCTTAAAGCTCTTTCCAGATGCCTTGCTCCGTCGATATTTAGGATCCCTATAGTTGGGATACTATTACCAGATGCTTTAGCTGCTGCTATTCCATAAATAGCGTTTTTGAGCATGCCTGATACCCGTTCAGTAGCAGATGTTCCTGTTGTAGTTGCTAAATACATTTCTTTACCTTTACCAGGAGTGATTACCTTTCCAACAGTAGAGACTCCTATTGGAAAATTATAATGCATTGTAACTGCAGCATTTAACTCACCACTACAAAGCATTTCATCCATTAACTTATGGGCATGTTTTTCATCAATAGCCTCAATAATTTCTAACTTTGTTTCTACTCCATGGCCTATCACAACTACTTCTAAATCAGGATTGCTATTTTGAGCCTTTTCTGCCCCTGAGACTATTTCATCTTTTCCTAATTCACTACCAAGAATTGTTATACCAACTCTTGTTTTACTTCCAAACGTACCTGTTTCAAGGGCGTTTGCTATTTCTTCAAATATATCCCCTATGGAACTTTTTATTGCTATATTGTCCAAACCGTCACCCCCAATCTACGCCTTAAGTGTGTCAGCAAGATTTCTCATAGCATCAGCTATCATCTTACGTACTTCTTCTTTATTTACACCTGTGCCCTTTATACCTGAGTTCTTTTCAATTACGAAGGAAACCCCGTCAAAAAGGTTTGTGAGGCGTCCCAAAAACAGACTTCCCTTTCCAATGACCATAACTCTATTAATATCACCTTTTAAGATTAAGTCTCTGGCAAATCCTATGAATGGAACTCCCGAAGGAATATGGCCCTGAGTTGGCGCAAAGCCCGGCATTCCAAAACGAGCTACCTGAGCATCAATTTCTGATCGATCAAACTCTCCCTTCTTCACACCATGAGCAGCAATCATTTTGTAATTCGCCTTGGGAACATCTCCAGCACCAGCTGCTTCAGTAATCTCTGGATTTTGCATTTCAACGGAAAACTTATCTATATCAGATACTCTCCACCCAACCTTTTCTATGGGATCAAAAACTATTGCTTGATTTAGTGCCTGTGGAGATGCACCCGAACCAATTTTATGTCTACCAACCACGTCTGTTCTAATCACAGGACTTATCCCATCATTTTCACCAACATGGATGGCAAAAGCTCCTAAAACATCTTCAAGAATTGGCATATCTTTTGCAACATGATCCTTACCATTCATACCAAGTTTTGCTACTGCTCCCCCCGCAACTACAACCACATTATTAAATACTCCTGATTGTACTAATGCAGATGCTTGTATCATCCCATGGGCGGGTGCTGCACAAAAACCACGCGTATCTGAACCTGTAGCATTAATGCACCCACAAATCTCACCAATAGCCTTGGCAAAGTTTCCTCCACCTCTTTGATTCATATCTCCGCAGGCCTCTTCTGAAGTTTCTATAATATAGTCAACTTGAGAAGCTTCCAAATCTGTTTTTGCAAATAGTAGTTTTAAAGAAACTACTGCTGATGCTTTAGCAACTAAGTTTTCAAACATTATATGTTCAGTTAAAGCTGGATCACTATCATGGGCTTTTTTAACGCAACCAACTAGTTTTCCTTCATAGTACAAAGGCTCTGCTCTATGACCGTTAACAAGTTTTTCTATTTCTTCAATTTCTGCTGGATTTCTATCTAATTTATCATTAGCCTTTATATCTCTGAAAACTTTATGATTAATGATTTTTTCTTTAACAGTAGCCTGAAAATCTTTCTCAAGGTAAACTAGGTCAAAAGAATCAACTACTTTTATGATTCCTAAAAACAATTCTTCTGGGACTATCTCACCATATTTGCCTTCACTATTTGCATCACTTATTGAATTTTTAAACCAAGGTCTTTCTATATTATTCAATTCCATTGGAACTATATTTCCGATATAGACCTGATTTGGTGGATACTTTATAGCATCTTTAAAACTTCTTAAATGTTTTGGCAATTTAAGAAGGTATTCAGAATCCGGATTCTTTTTCCGCTCAGAAGTTTGGGTAGTTCCCTGGTGAACTACCATATCAGGAGCATGAACCAATGCATAGCTCGCACCCTTTATTACAGGATAATTCATATAAAATTCACCCCCATATTATGTTTTTGGGTAATGAGTTTTTATGCCCATTACCCAATGTATTTACTAATAGCTTTTTGTCATTTTTATTCCAATGTCCTATGTGGTAAATTGTTCTCTTATTTCTTTTACCTCTTTCACAATCGCGTCTAAATCTAAAACCATTTCCATCATACTGATATGTTCTTCATATACTGCTGGATCTACTTCACCCTTAATTTCTTCTTCAAACATATGATATGCTTTGAGTCCCAACTGGACTCCAGCTAATGGACCTGCAAAGGTTGGATCTCCATTGGCTACAGTTTCAGCAGCTAATCCGGATGCTTCAGCTTCAGCACCGCCTAAAACAACTACTAAATTTTCTGCTCCATGTTTGTCAAAAAGATCCTTAATCCTTGCCTGGTTTTCCAGGTCCATTGCACCTGCAGCTGTTCAAACAAAACATTCTGTGGTAGAAAAAATCACTTCGCCACCAGCACTTTTTATACATTCATCAATAGCTGGCCCAGGAATTCCATCCCTATCACCTAGGACAACAACTTTTTTATCCTTAAGCATTTTTATCCCCCTTCCAATTTTTTGAGCTTATTTTTTATTATTAAAATTGTCTACAATAATTCATTTATTTTTACTTCTACATCCTCTGCAGTAAAATCTTTAGACATTTCTGCTGCTTTTTCTCCATCTTTATAAATGACTATAGTAGGCAAACCCATAACTTTTTGTCCTATTGCAAGACGGCGGTTCTGGGATACATCAACCTTTCCAAACTTAATATTGCTACCATACTTTTCTGCAAGAGCTTCAATTTCTGGCAATAACTCTTTGCAAGGTTCACACTTAGGACTCCAAAAATCAACTAGCACCAATCCAGAAGAACCCAATACTTCAGCCTCAAAGTTTTCCTTATCAAACATCTGCACCTTTAACACCTCCATGATTTTTTAAAAAATATATTATTACTAAAGTAATCTTTAATTCTTAATTAGTATTTGCGGCAAGTTCCTTTATGACATCTTTCTTAAGTAACCCAGATAACCTATTAACAACTTCACCTTTTTCGAAAACCAAAATTGTAGGTATACTGTTAACATTATATCTACTTGCAACCAAATGGTTTCTATATAAATCTATCTTTACCAGCTTAGTATCCGTAAACTGTTCTATATTCTGTTCCAAAAGAGAAACTGCTTCAATACTCTCCTCTGATTGAGGACTCCAAAAGGCAACTAAAACGGTTTCCTTAGCATCTAAAACCTGCATTTTAAAGTTTTCTTCCTCTGCCAAGTACTTATCTGCAGCAAATGCTGCAATAGCACCGTCTGAAGCTGCTGTTACCACCTGACGAAGAAACTTTTGATTTGCATCTCCTGCTGCATACACACCAGGTATTGATGTTTCCATTTTTTCATTAACTATAATGTACCCATGGTCATCCAAGGCTATTTTTCCCTTTAAAAATTCTGTATTTGGTACATATCCAACAAAGAAAAAGACACCATTAGTTTCAACTTCACTTATTTCCCCTGTTTTTAAATTTTTTATAGCAACAGTTTCTACAAGGCCGTCACCCTTAATTTCGTCTAAAACTGAGTTCCAAATAAAATCAATTTTAGGGTTAGCAAAGGCTTTCTCTTGACTAGCCTTATTGGCATCTAATATGCCTTCATCATGGATAACTATAACTGTTACTTTTTCTGCAAACTTTGTGAGGTATATTGCTTCTTCTATAGCTGCATCGCCATTTCCTACTACTACAACATCTAACTCTTCATAAAAATCAGCATCACATGTGGCACAGTAAGAAACACCTTTACCGATAAATTTCTTTTCTCCTTTAATGCCTAAAGATCTAGGATTGGCACCAGGACAAAGTACTACCGTTTTCCCGTAGAATTCTTCGCCTTTCTTAGTTGTAACTATTTTAATATCCCCATCAAGATCCAGATCGCTTACAAATTCTTTCTTGATGGATACACCAAACTCTTCTGCATGCTTTGTTATGGACTTCATTATATTAGGACCAGTTGCGCCCCTTCCAAAGCCTGGGTAATTCTCCATTTCCTCTGTGGTTGCCGCTTGACCACCTGGTCTTCCCTTTTCTAGTATTAAAGTCTTCATCTTGGATCTTGCACCATAGATACCTGCTGTCAACCCTGCAGGTCCACCACCAACAACAAGTATATCCCAAATTTGTTTAGTCATTTTTTCATCCCCCTTGCAACTTTTCTCAATTATATC
Protein-coding regions in this window:
- a CDS encoding glycine reductase is translated as MKMLKDKKVVVLGDRDGIPGPAIDECIKSAGGEVIFSTTECFV
- a CDS encoding glycine/sarcosine/betaine reductase complex protein A (GrdA accepts a carboxymethylselenoether from protein B and transfers it to protein C forming a protein C-bound acetyl-thioester; oxidized GrdA is then reduced by thioredoxin) → MDLENQARIKDLFDKHGAENLVVVLGGAEAEASGLAAETVANGDPTFAGPLAGVQLGLKAYHMFEEEIKGEVDPAVYEEHISMMEMVLDLDAIVKEVKEIREQFTT
- a CDS encoding thioredoxin gives rise to the protein MFDKENFEAEVLGSSGLVLVDFWSPKCEPCKELLPEIEALAEKYGSNIKFGKVDVSQNRRLAIGQKVMGLPTIVIYKDGEKAAEMSKDFTAEDVEVKINELL
- a CDS encoding glycine reductase, whose translation is MDNIAIKSSIGDIFEEIANALETGTFGSKTRVGITILGSELGKDEIVSGAEKAQNSNPDLEVVVIGHGVETKLEIIEAIDEKHAHKLMDEMLCSGELNAAVTMHYNFPIGVSTVGKVITPGKGKEMYLATTTGTSATERVSGMLKNAIYGIAAAKASGNSIPTIGILNIDGARHLERALRHLKDNGFPIKFTESARSDGGVVMRGNDLLLGVPDIMVTDSLTGNVLMKMFSAFSSGGNYESTGYGYGPGIGEKYDRVICILSRASGAPVVANAIKYAGDLAKGKLLNQVEILFAEAKKAGLNELISSIESSSSSVKKYNVDHAVTPPPAKIVTDDIPGIEILELDEAAQLLWKNGIYATTGMGCTGPIVQIAEEDKEAAVQLLKEHKFIG
- a CDS encoding glycine reductase, giving the protein MNYPVIKGASYALVHAPDMVVHQGTTQTSERKKNPDSEYLLKLPKHLRSFKDAIKYPPNQVYIGNIVPMELNNIERPWFKNSISDANSEGKYGEIVPEELFLGIIKVVDSFDLVYLEKDFQATVKEKIINHKVFRDIKANDKLDRNPAEIEEIEKLVNGHRAEPLYYEGKLVGCVKKAHDSDPALTEHIMFENLVAKASAVVSLKLLFAKTDLEASQVDYIIETSEEACGDMNQRGGGNFAKAIGEICGCINATGSDTRGFCAAPAHGMIQASALVQSGVFNNVVVVAGGAVAKLGMNGKDHVAKDMPILEDVLGAFAIHVGENDGISPVIRTDVVGRHKIGSGASPQALNQAIVFDPIEKVGWRVSDIDKFSVEMQNPEITEAAGAGDVPKANYKMIAAHGVKKGEFDRSEIDAQVARFGMPGFAPTQGHIPSGVPFIGFARDLILKGDINRVMVIGKGSLFLGRLTNLFDGVSFVIEKNSGIKGTGVNKEEVRKMIADAMRNLADTLKA
- a CDS encoding pyridine nucleotide-disulfide oxidoreductase; this translates as MTKQIWDILVVGGGPAGLTAGIYGARSKMKTLILEKGRPGGQAATTEEMENYPGFGRGATGPNIMKSITKHAEEFGVSIKKEFVSDLDLDGDIKIVTTKKGEEFYGKTVVLCPGANPRSLGIKGEKKFIGKGVSYCATCDADFYEELDVVVVGNGDAAIEEAIYLTKFAEKVTVIVIHDEGILDANKASQEKAFANPKIDFIWNSVLDEIKGDGLVETVAIKNLKTGEISEVETNGVFFFVGYVPNTEFLKGKIALDDHGYIIVNEKMETSIPGVYAAGDANQKFLRQVVTAASDGAIAAFAADKYLAEEENFKMQVLDAKETVLVAFWSPQSEESIEAVSLLEQNIEQFTDTKLVKIDLYRNHLVASRYNVNSIPTILVFEKGEVVNRLSGLLKKDVIKELAANTN